tattatgataATGTTCCTATTCCTGTTAAATCATCAGTCAAGTTTTTAGGTCTGATATTAGATAGCAAACTTTCTGGACTTCCACACTGCGAATATATAGCAGCGAGGTGtgaacaaagaataaatatattaagatGTTTGTCTGGAGTTTGGTGGGGGGCCCATCCATTCtcactaaaattaatttataatgcaaTAGTTAGAAGTGTATTAGACTATGGTACATTCTTACTAGAACCTGGTAATTTAGCTGCTTTCAAAAGATTGGACGCTATTCAGTCAAAGGCTTTACGAATTGTAACCGGAGCTATGAAGTCAAGCCCAATTAATGCCTTACAGGTCGAAACGGTTGATCCTCCTCTATCCCTTCGACGTCAGTATCTTTCCGACAAGTTTTTGTTCCGTGCCTTACAATTTTCCAATCACCCTTTACGCGCAAAACTTGAGTCTCTTTTAGAGGAAACCAACTCTTCTCACTATTGGTCTCACAAATCACCTCCCTGTCTTGTTGTTAGCTATAAAAAGTACCTTGCTTTGCAAGCTCCAACTTATAAATCAATAACATTTCCTCTTTTTTGCAATTCTTACGAATCATTAGTGTTTACTCcgaatgttattttaaatttaggCATTAATAAAGATGATAATTGTATAAAAGAGTTATTCAACTTTTCAAAGAGCATACACTGGGACAATTGGCATCATATTTACACGGACGCATCTAAACACTCTTCTTCTGGTAATGTCGGAGTTGGCGTTTTTCACTCCCAATATAATATAGTTCAAAAAGTTAAGCTTCCTCCTGAGTCTTCAGTGTTTACTGGAGAATGCTTTGGTCTCCTCAAGGCCTTAGAGTACGTCCGCTTAATGAAATTGGGTAAGACAGTAATATTTACTGACGCATTAAGTGCTTTGcaagcaattaaaaaatatccttttaaaTCTAAACCAGTATTTCcgattattttaatcattagaAGCCTGTTATATCAATGTATTAAATTAGGTTTTCAGGTTTCCTTAGTGTGGATTCCGGGTCATTGCAATATCACAGGAAATGTGAAAGCTGATCATCTGGCTAGCGAAGCGGTAGAATGTGGTGATGTATTTCCATATATAAACTTTGCTCATGACTTGGCTAGTCTACCAAAGAATTTTCTTTGGGATGACTGGAGTAAGTCATGGGCAAATAGCAGTATCAATAAAGGTAACTATTACGCTCGTATCCAATCATGCATCCCAAAAAAACCGTGGTTcgctaaattaaattttaataaagctgCTACCAGTTGCCTAATTCGTATGAGAATAGGTCATAATTGTTCCAAGCTTCACCTCGCCCGACTGCAGATCGTTGATAGTGCCCTTTGCGAATGTGGTGAGATTGGCGATTTAAACCACATGTTTTTTTCCTGTCCTCTTCTCGATCACGAACCTTTTATATCAAGTCTTTTATCCTATAAGATTCCTTTTCCTACCTCTATCCCTGTCTTGCTAGCAACTAAAGATCCTAATATTTatagggaactatattttttgtcaccaaaatttatttttgtcatcaagttgtatcacctaataaatagatttatcgccacgaaatattttcgttctcagataaacaaagagtgttcccatgtatgaattaccaaattattgtcaatataatgtataaaatatgagatggatcaccaataaaattgtaatgcattacatgaatataaacttcgttcttataataatagttttattacttaaataatagcttggtgctcaaaatggtagatctgtcaccaaataaatcgattaatcgatccctgactgcgactgctttttatttgttattttgtcaccaatacagtagttacattttattatgttcagttattaaaataatgtattcgttaccaatttaatacatcagtttatttttaatgaaaatatgttcaaagggaagaggaagggaagggagacaaattggcgcgctttcgggcctcaacgaatgggttgtaggttggttatggtatggtatggttggtaggtacgatcatacgatgcttattttgactttaattaagtgttttatttactattcagctagaaatttaatttaaatatatttatactacctgtggaaattaagacccttgggggaggcacatggccagtgaagtagtagactcttttggttgaaaggatgatgacgaccaccctacattttaatacaattcatgaaaatttctagtgatataatatatgatttattggtgatctctttaaattagtttgcctaaatactattaggacaaacctattataatacatacaaaaccatttatttggtacttgaccccatatctccatgattttcggtaatttattgtggaattgattttatattgtttggtgatacattttggtgacaaatctactatttcgagggcaaaccctattatttaagaaacacaaaatgaattaaattggtgacagcttaaatcatacccatatttatatgtatttagtaGCATTTATCTCTCTGAATAATATACGTATTTAATATCCTAGTATTCGAATAATCCTATCCAATACCTATCCAAATTCCGTTACCTAAATTTTATTCCATTCCTACCAAGTTTCCCCGTTTTTGTCGGTGGCAATGCGCATATAGCGACTagccaagttaaaaaaaaaaaaaaaaataaaaaaaatgactgacttctatatggtgttctaattttcgcacatttttattctatttactttgtttgaaaaatgcatttttttatttttacgtatttttcttttttctttgtgttaatcgacatatattaaccagtacattaacgcatttcatttaatgtgattatgaacgacacacccgatatattatCGTGCTTCCTTACTCATTCAGTTCTTGCCCATCGATTTTTCGAGTACCTATTCTCTAAGCTTATTATTCAGAAATTTGTCCAGAAAATTTCGAAGCTCTGGCCTTCGGTTGTTAGATTTTATTAGTTCAGAAGAGGACATACATACGTTCTTCATACCTTGTTTTTTCAGAAACATTTATGGGATGGGAGTTATCTGTTCTCCACCctcaatttttttcttttgattccctcgctatggCTCACGATTCTAACTTTTGAAATGCTGCGCTTACGTTTTCATTCTATCTTGCTCGGTCATCGCAacaaaagcaactttgcactcttgtataacaaataaccaTATCACTgctaatacatttatttatatcattaaaAACAGTGAACAAAATCCAGCTTTACTCAGTTGTGAGACAAAGCATggcctggggcccgattctcttaagttaataatgtcaaaatcgaatagaaatcgaatcgcaatatgatcgcaatagcagttttaaccatatcgggcattctgctactaataaaagaccaatcgtattcgattgacatttgattggtgtgcgattggtctgctattttggtaatgttggtctatacggtaggttgctgtacaatcattttgcaatcgtaaatcatttgtcgtaatcgagtcgggatcggatctcagtcgaatcgagtcgaacgtcaatcgtatggcgcttaagtaaaattgcCCCCGattccgactcgattacgattgaatcGTATGTGGCATTcggctattttttctttgacataaacgtttttatccttttctgtcattcaataatgaatcattttgtctgcaaatgatttacgattgcaaaaagattgtacagcaaactaccgtatagaccaaaatcatcaaaatagcagaccaatcaaatgttaatcgaatacgattggtcttttattagtagcagaatgcccgttaTGGTTAAAACTATTCGtttttcacattattaacttaggagaatcgggccccgaATTATTTGATATGGCCATAGTTAGCTTTGTTCACTAGTTGGCCAAGAGTTTTAAATCTGACCCCAAAAAGAACAAAAGACATTCAGAATAACATTTTGCTCTCGCTGATAAAATATGTGTGCAACACGAGAGCAAAGTTTTTTGCTTCTCCTGCCTTCGAATGACTACCATTTGCCATTCCTATTTAATTCCATACACATTTTGGAATATTTCAATTCCACTCTAGAAAGCATTCGCGAAAGTTGCCtatgtttgattatttttaaagtcgcGATTGGCACTTTCGTGTAAAATGACTACTGGCTCATATTGGCAACGCAGGCAAATtgaataattcaatttaaaaagtatgaggtatataaaaaattaaacaaccaaatacattttcatttatattgaGTAAACTTAGAAAAAGAAGCCTAAAATTTTTCCTCCAAGATGTTTCCTTCTGGCTTCTTCATGGTCCATGATTCCACCACTGGTTGTGAGGACCAGGTAGCTGAAACAAGAAAGTGACAGGTTAGAAATGTCATTAGAAAAGAATTTATCAAGGTTTATCTATTGACTAggttttattaatgaaataaacttgtCCAAAATATCACTCACAATATCCATCAATATGAGAGATATCAATTTGTGACATTTTATTCGATTTAGCACAACATATCAAATGCCGACCAACAATAACCATTGGCGATCCGCGGTAGTTATGCAGATGATACCTTAGCACTTAAAGCAGTTGGAAATACATGGTGTATTACAACTCTTTCAGCACAAATCTTGTTATAATTGTATGTTAGTGTCAAAAtgtcttaatttatttaaaatgattttgttaTGTAACTAATTAAGCAATCACaacatttttagtaaaaagcgctgacatttaaatatttatatttttttccagaattccacatatttttttaaaatgatcTTTCCCCTAACAATGTATAGCCATTTAGTCAGAatttacttgtaaataaattgtaaatagagAAATTAAGGGACGTTGCATAAATGTGTGATTTCTGTAAAACAGACAGATTGTAAATACAGTTAAATCTAGTAATAATATGcttgacattttattaatatttaaactagcttctgccagcagtttcacccgcatcctgtgggaactacttcccataccgggattaaaagtagcctatagccttcctcgataaatgggctatctaacactgaaagaaattttcaaatcggaccagtagttcctgagattagcgcgttcaaacaaacaaacccttcagctttataatattagtatagattaaagtTACTTAGATGTAAGATCTGCTCTCATTCAAGATAAAGAAACATGACATGAATTATCACCAGAAATTACTTAAccaatatttatcttttaaccaagtattattcttaaaaatatttttattgctcatATTTATGTATGGAACTGCTGTGTTTTCAAAAATTACtgacaaaattgagaccaagaAAGGTGGGTGATCAGAGTGCTTATGtatacaaatgacaactttttttatatcaatgGAAACTAAATATTTCCGGGATTCCACACATATCCAGCAGGAGGATAGGTATATTGATATTATGAGAAGTTAGAAAAATTTACATCCCTTCACTTTGACATCAATGTTGTCACTATACTTAAAAGCAATACTGTTACACTATACTGCAGGCTCATATAAAATACCATTGCTCTTTACAGTATATAAAACTTAGAGGCAGTAGATAACTTACCCGAACTGTCGTGACGGTAGCAGGTTAGTCCACCTCTCGATGTCATTGATTGGTACGTCGAAGCGGGGTGAAATGACTCCACATTTGTTCAGTCTGCCGGTGAGATTGACGACAATCTTTCCAGCTCTGTGGTCATCGACGATCTCAAACTCGCCGATGTAACCGTGCTTCATCATCACAGTCAAAAACTTGACGATAACTTTGGAACAAGGCCGGATTAGCACTTGTCTTTTGCCGCGCTTCTCGGCATTGTGGATTGATTTGAGGGCATCACTCAATACGTTCATACGCACCATGGCTGAAATTACAGAAATGTATGAGTTAAACAACGAGTCCTAACCAACAAAACCGCAACAAGGAACTTCACATCTGCACGAAGAAATGTCAAAACACCGTGAACCGTCTGAGGTTATCACTGATCATCGATTcttttaactaaaatataatgcAGAACGTAGTTCACAGTAACTACTTTGCAAAATTACATACTTTCTAGGTATTTAATTGCGTTAAAAACAACGATTACCTAGGATTTAATATCCGCCTCAGCGAACCGAAATGACAGAACACTTCGAAAGAAATAATTTAGTGATGTCCGATAGGGGGAGCAAAATAGAATCGCCTAAAAGTGGAAATTATCTACTAAATGCaaacatatgaataaaataaatgttgttttgttgattttcaaattatattaataaaataaaatataatggtaAGAGTTAAATTACCAAGTATATGTGAAAACGTTACAACTCGCACAACAATCACCCAGTAACGCTGAATGAGTGATTTCTTGCCTTAAACCTAGTTGTTTTGCCTATTTTGACAgtataaataattatcaaactcgtaattaataaattttgaatttatttcgtCTATACTCAATACGTCtcttataattttatatcacaCAAGTGATATTTAAGTTCTTTTTGTTACATGGCAACAAAACAAATCGACTAATTTTGCAGCCCTACTCGTgtgaatgaaatattaaatgacCGAAgcattgaatgaatgaatgacgGTTGCCTCGCCGCTTTTGTTCCGAACCCGATTGCAGCCGAAGTTTACCGAACAATCCGAACATACAACAGAGTGCTCGAAGAaacgaaacaaaaaacatatttttgccgTAGTACCCGTTTTGCTCGTCAAGTCAAGTCGCGTCCTTCGAGCGATTGTGccacagagtactttttatattataggtggataaagcactaatagggataaaaatctggaaaaacaaacaagacaccgaaaagcacttcagcgcaaaccggcagccaaatttgtttgattgacaatttttgcataatgttgcatgtagaaaatggatttaatgttgccagtagaaaataaattcttgaattttattttatttctggctaattgataataaacattaaattttagtaattgcttcaatatgcaactcaaaatttttattatttatttttttattttagctgaaaaaaaagatagggtaagagtagaaccaataaaagatgtgatagcgccctcttacacacctaagcataactactacgcaatcgcgcatcatcgtcattacaaataacgccatctatatttcagtttctttaatatcttacattataatactaccaaattaaaatgacacttccatgtaaggacctcaatgtatttactgtctcacttcattttgcagacctataatgatacgttttctcgtttgccactattaagattgtcacccctggtgccacagagtactttttatattatgaaagatTGTGCAATGAAGTTCATGTCATGAAACTTTCGAAGTTTgtaaaactttcaaaaaatgatttaaagatgtttttaaacttttaaatagtGAATTCAGTGAAATTTAATTATGTGAAAGGGTATATAATCTCTTCATTTATATATATACAAAGTTGAGTGAACTTATGAAGTTGTGAGTAATCCCTACCTTGCCCATGCAAGGCGAGCGAATTCCACAGGTGAATAACGAATGTTGTGGCAACTAAAATCCTAGCAACCGAACGAAAATGAGCGGATTCTCTGTAGAGTTTAATTGAAGTacaaaagtgtttattttattcaaggaAGATGTAGACAAAAGTGTGAAACACGAACAAGAAGATTTAACGTGTCATGGAAGAATTAGAGCGGTGGTTCAAGATGTATTGCAAACAGTTTTTTGGCACTTTTATCATACTATTTTTCTTCTCCATAAATCCCATATCTACAATCAACACTACAGGTAAGTTGttattagtatgtttttatcgGAAGTCgcttacaataaaaaaaaatgcattctattgttataattttcgaACTCAATCAGTTCAAAGTACTTGAGCAATGCTTTAGTTTCATGATAGTTTTCGtagctttttaaaatattatttttatttacataatggtTATAGCTTCTTTACAGAAGTTTAAATGCTTGCTAGGATATAGTTTCTCAATTAATATAGACTAAACAACAAActttattatagtttaatttGAATGTTCTTAAATTGTCAACTGCAtatgaatgaaattaatgaGGTGAGAGGGAGGACACTTAATGAActtctataaaaaaacttacaaactatagtatttttactattatatatGATATGAAGgttgtatttaatataaatagtgAAGATGTAGGAGACACAACAGACctaaaaatacttgaaaaagTTGTGTCTCCATAAACATCTtcactatttatatttatttatataattattcaatataaaatgtaaatacaactTTGTCTAGTTTAGCGCTACTAGCGGTGCCTGAGAAATATCGAAGtacatactttttatccatcTACGGGAGGTAGCTCCTAGGATGAGTGTGTAATtgcagggaacagctagttatgtaataattttaacttttaaatatgtatttgttgcaAAAAACATTGCTGCAGTGTTGGGAAATTTGAATCCTTAATAGGGACATCTTGACATACACATTTT
This window of the Helicoverpa armigera isolate CAAS_96S chromosome 9, ASM3070526v1, whole genome shotgun sequence genome carries:
- the LOC110369993 gene encoding small ribosomal subunit protein uS8A — encoded protein: MVRMNVLSDALKSIHNAEKRGKRQVLIRPCSKVIVKFLTVMMKHGYIGEFEIVDDHRAGKIVVNLTGRLNKCGVISPRFDVPINDIERWTNLLPSRQFGYLVLTTSGGIMDHEEARRKHLGGKILGFFF